Proteins co-encoded in one Vibrio aquimaris genomic window:
- the aceF gene encoding pyruvate dehydrogenase complex dihydrolipoyllysine-residue acetyltransferase, translating into MAIEINVPDIGADEVEVTEILVSVGDKVEEEQSLITVEGDKASMEVPASAAGIVKEIKVVEGDKVSTGSLIMVFDSEDGAADVAPAAVAEAPAAVPASSELKEVHVPDIGGDEVEVTEIMVAVGDSIEEEQSLLTVEGDKASMEVPAPCAGTLKEIKVATGDKVTTGSLIMVFEVAGSGAVSAPVVADAPVAAAPTASALKEVNVPDIGDDEVEVTEIMVAVGDTVEEEQSLITVEGDKASMEVPAPFAGTIKEIKISTGDKVSTGSLIMVFEVAGATPVAATSAPAPVVAPAPKVEAPAAAPAATGDFQENNEYAHASPVVRRLAREFGVNLAKVKGTGRKSRILKEDVQSYVKEALKRLESGAGAASGQGDGSALGLLPWPKVDFSKFGETEVQKLSKIKKISGANLHRNWVMIPHVTQWDNADITELEAFRKEQNAIEAKKDSGMKITPLVFIMKAAAKALEAFPAFNSSLSEDGESIILKKYVNIGIAVDTPNGLVVPVFKDVNKKGIYELSEELMVVSKKARAGKLTAGDMQGGCFTISSLGGIGGTAFTPIVNAPEVGILGVSKSEMKPVWNGKDFAPRLQLPLSLSYDHRVIDGAEGARFITYLNACLSDIRRLVL; encoded by the coding sequence ATGGCAATCGAAATTAATGTACCAGATATCGGTGCGGATGAGGTTGAAGTTACTGAAATTCTTGTAAGCGTTGGCGACAAGGTTGAAGAAGAACAGTCTCTAATTACTGTTGAAGGTGACAAAGCTTCTATGGAAGTTCCAGCATCGGCAGCGGGTATTGTTAAAGAAATTAAAGTCGTTGAGGGTGACAAGGTATCAACTGGCTCGCTGATCATGGTATTTGATTCTGAAGACGGTGCAGCAGACGTTGCCCCTGCAGCTGTTGCCGAAGCGCCTGCGGCTGTGCCAGCATCATCTGAACTGAAAGAAGTTCATGTTCCTGATATTGGCGGTGATGAAGTTGAAGTAACTGAAATCATGGTTGCCGTTGGTGATAGCATTGAAGAAGAGCAATCTCTTCTGACTGTTGAAGGTGACAAAGCTTCGATGGAAGTACCTGCACCATGTGCTGGTACTCTAAAAGAGATCAAGGTTGCAACCGGTGATAAGGTTACAACGGGTTCTCTGATCATGGTGTTTGAGGTCGCAGGTTCTGGTGCCGTATCAGCGCCAGTCGTGGCAGATGCGCCAGTTGCTGCAGCACCGACAGCTTCTGCATTAAAAGAAGTGAATGTTCCAGATATTGGTGACGATGAAGTTGAAGTCACTGAAATCATGGTTGCAGTTGGTGATACAGTGGAAGAAGAGCAATCTCTTATCACTGTTGAGGGCGATAAAGCTTCTATGGAAGTGCCTGCTCCATTTGCGGGGACCATCAAAGAAATCAAAATCTCAACCGGTGATAAAGTATCGACTGGTTCTCTGATCATGGTGTTTGAGGTTGCTGGCGCGACGCCTGTAGCTGCTACTTCAGCCCCAGCTCCAGTGGTAGCACCTGCTCCAAAAGTAGAGGCTCCGGCTGCAGCTCCAGCCGCAACAGGCGATTTCCAAGAAAATAATGAGTATGCGCATGCATCTCCTGTCGTTCGTCGTCTTGCTCGTGAGTTTGGCGTTAATCTGGCTAAGGTTAAGGGCACTGGTCGTAAGAGTCGCATCCTTAAAGAAGATGTGCAGTCATACGTGAAAGAAGCGCTCAAGCGTCTTGAGTCCGGTGCAGGCGCTGCATCAGGCCAAGGTGATGGCTCTGCACTTGGCCTACTACCATGGCCAAAAGTCGACTTTAGCAAGTTTGGTGAAACTGAAGTTCAGAAGCTTTCTAAGATTAAGAAGATCTCAGGCGCAAACCTGCATCGTAACTGGGTAATGATTCCTCATGTTACACAGTGGGACAATGCTGATATCACCGAGCTAGAAGCCTTCCGTAAAGAACAAAATGCGATCGAAGCGAAGAAAGACTCGGGAATGAAGATCACTCCTCTAGTCTTTATCATGAAAGCTGCAGCGAAAGCTCTAGAAGCTTTCCCTGCGTTCAACTCTTCACTGTCTGAGGATGGCGAAAGCATCATTCTGAAGAAGTATGTCAACATAGGCATTGCGGTCGATACGCCAAATGGTCTGGTTGTTCCTGTGTTTAAAGACGTGAACAAGAAGGGCATTTACGAGCTGTCTGAAGAGCTAATGGTGGTGTCTAAGAAAGCACGTGCAGGTAAGTTGACTGCAGGTGACATGCAAGGCGGGTGTTTCACCATCTCTAGCCTTGGTGGTATCGGTGGTACTGCGTTTACCCCAATCGTAAACGCGCCAGAAGTGGGTATCTTAGGTGTGTCTAAGTCTGAGATGAAGCCTGTATGGAACGGTAAAGACTTTGCACCGCGCCTGCAGTTACCTTTGTCACTATCGTACGATCACCGCGTCATTGACGGTGCAGAGGGCGCTCGCTTTATCACTTACTTGAACGCTTGTCTGTCAGACATTCGTCGTTTGGTTCTTTAA
- a CDS encoding thioredoxin fold domain-containing protein, with protein MSVLRRMTLLSLPLLVAAQAVTAAETKVDKAQLEKRFSKLGLEINKVVPADIKGLVEVQTSGGVLFASPDGEYFLAGTLYKLDKDGQYEDVLAKRQAPINAAKINKFKDSMIEFKAKDEKYVVTVFTDITCGYCVRLHNQMKDYNNLGITIRYMAYPRQGGTGSVADQMASIWGAKNPQEAMHDGKVKREFPEKSKDFAKNQEIIKKHYALGRELGISGTPAIFLPGGEMVGGYLPPDQMLKRLQQTEKS; from the coding sequence ATGAGCGTATTACGCCGAATGACTCTGCTTAGCCTTCCATTATTAGTCGCTGCTCAGGCAGTGACTGCGGCAGAGACTAAAGTAGATAAAGCCCAGCTTGAAAAGCGATTCTCTAAATTAGGGCTAGAAATCAATAAGGTAGTACCCGCTGATATCAAAGGTTTGGTTGAGGTACAAACCAGTGGTGGGGTTCTGTTTGCTTCGCCAGATGGTGAATACTTTTTAGCTGGCACTTTGTACAAGTTAGACAAAGACGGCCAGTATGAAGATGTACTTGCTAAGCGTCAGGCTCCTATCAATGCAGCTAAGATCAACAAATTCAAAGATAGCATGATTGAATTCAAAGCTAAGGATGAGAAATATGTTGTCACTGTATTTACCGATATTACCTGTGGTTACTGTGTTCGTCTGCATAATCAGATGAAGGACTACAACAATTTAGGTATCACGATTCGCTATATGGCCTATCCGCGCCAAGGTGGAACAGGTTCAGTTGCCGACCAAATGGCAAGTATTTGGGGAGCGAAGAATCCTCAAGAGGCAATGCATGACGGAAAAGTGAAGCGTGAATTCCCCGAAAAGAGTAAAGACTTTGCTAAAAACCAAGAGATCATCAAGAAGCATTATGCTTTGGGTCGAGAATTAGGCATCAGTGGAACACCAGCGATCTTCTTACCTGGTGGAGAAATGGTTGGTGGTTACCTTCCGCCTGATCAAATGCTAAAACGTTTGCAACAGACTGAAAAGTCATAA
- the aceE gene encoding pyruvate dehydrogenase (acetyl-transferring), homodimeric type: MSDMKHDVDALETQEWLQALESVVREEGVERAQFLLEQVLDKARIDGVDMPTGVTTNYINTIPADQEPAYPGDITIERRIRSIIRWNAIMIVLRASKKDLDLGGHMASFQSSAAFYETCFNHFFRAPNEKDGGDLVYYQGHISPGIYARAFVEGRLTEEQLDNFRQEVDGKGIPSYPHPKLMPEFWQFPTVSMGLGPISAIYQARFLKYLDGRGLKDTSEQRVYAFLGDGEMDEPESRGAISFAAREKLDNLCFLINCNLQRLDGPVMGNGKIIQELEGLFKGAGWNVVKVIWGNNWDSLLAKDTTGKLLQLMNETIDGDYQTFKAKDGAYVREHFFGKYPETAALVADMTDDEIFALKRGGHESSKLYAAYKNAEQTKGRPTVILAKTVKGYGMGDAAEGKNIAHQVKKMDMTHVLHMRDRLGLQDLLTDEAVKDLPYLKLDEGSKEYEYLHARRKELKGYTPQRLPKFTQELALPELEEFGPLLSEQKREISTTMAYVRTLNILLKNKGIGKNIVPIICDEARTFGMEGLFRQIGIYNPHGQEYTPEDRGVVSYYKEATSGQVLQEGINELGSMASWVAAATSYSTNDLPMIPFYIYYSMFGFQRVGDMAWMAGDQQSRGFLLGATAGRTTLNGEGLQHEDGHSHIMANTVPNCISYDPTFAYEVAVIMQDGIRRMYGPEQENVFYYLTLMNENYAMPAMPEGAEEGIRKGIYKLESYSGKRGKGKVQLMSSGTIMNEVRKAAQILSDDYGIASDVYSVTSFNEVTRDGQAAERFNMLHPEAKAQVPYITKLMGKEPAIAATDYMKNYAEQVRAFMPSESFKVLGTDGFGRSDSRENLRRHFEVNAGYVVVAALTELEKQGKVDKSAITEAIKKFDIDTEKTNPLYA, from the coding sequence ATGTCTGATATGAAGCATGACGTAGATGCACTCGAAACTCAAGAATGGTTACAGGCCCTTGAGTCAGTGGTACGTGAAGAAGGTGTAGAGCGTGCTCAGTTCCTACTAGAGCAAGTTCTAGACAAAGCCCGTATAGACGGTGTTGACATGCCAACTGGAGTCACAACGAATTACATCAATACGATTCCAGCAGATCAAGAACCCGCTTACCCAGGTGACATAACCATTGAGCGTCGTATTCGTTCCATCATTCGTTGGAATGCAATCATGATCGTTTTACGTGCATCGAAGAAAGACCTTGACCTAGGTGGTCATATGGCGTCTTTCCAGTCTTCTGCTGCATTCTACGAAACATGTTTCAACCACTTTTTCCGTGCACCTAACGAAAAAGATGGTGGTGACCTAGTTTATTACCAAGGTCATATCTCTCCGGGGATCTATGCGCGTGCTTTTGTTGAAGGCCGCTTAACGGAAGAGCAACTTGATAACTTCCGTCAGGAAGTGGATGGGAAAGGCATTCCTTCTTACCCACACCCTAAACTTATGCCTGAGTTCTGGCAATTCCCAACGGTTTCTATGGGACTTGGCCCTATCTCTGCTATCTATCAAGCTCGTTTCCTTAAATACCTAGATGGTCGTGGTCTTAAAGATACTTCTGAGCAGCGCGTTTATGCCTTCCTAGGTGATGGTGAGATGGATGAGCCAGAGTCACGTGGTGCTATCTCTTTCGCAGCTCGTGAAAAGTTGGACAACCTTTGTTTCCTTATCAACTGTAACTTACAGCGTTTAGATGGCCCTGTAATGGGTAACGGTAAGATCATTCAAGAGCTTGAAGGCCTATTCAAAGGTGCTGGCTGGAACGTGGTCAAAGTTATTTGGGGTAACAACTGGGATTCTCTACTGGCTAAAGATACCACAGGCAAGTTACTTCAACTAATGAACGAAACAATTGATGGTGATTACCAAACGTTCAAAGCTAAAGATGGTGCGTACGTTCGTGAGCACTTCTTCGGCAAGTACCCAGAGACAGCGGCACTTGTTGCTGACATGACAGATGATGAAATCTTTGCGCTTAAGCGAGGTGGTCATGAATCATCTAAGCTTTACGCGGCATACAAAAATGCTGAGCAGACCAAAGGTCGTCCAACTGTTATTTTAGCTAAAACAGTTAAAGGCTATGGTATGGGTGATGCAGCTGAAGGTAAGAACATTGCTCATCAGGTTAAGAAAATGGACATGACTCATGTTCTGCATATGCGTGACCGTTTAGGCCTACAAGATCTATTGACTGACGAAGCTGTTAAAGATTTGCCATATCTGAAGCTAGATGAAGGCTCAAAAGAGTACGAATATCTGCATGCTCGCCGTAAAGAACTTAAAGGTTATACACCTCAGCGTCTGCCTAAATTTACTCAAGAACTCGCGCTACCTGAACTCGAAGAGTTTGGTCCTTTGTTGAGTGAACAAAAGCGTGAAATCTCTACTACAATGGCCTACGTTCGTACCTTAAATATTCTATTGAAGAATAAGGGCATTGGTAAAAACATTGTTCCAATCATATGTGATGAAGCTCGTACCTTTGGTATGGAAGGTCTATTCCGTCAAATCGGTATTTATAACCCGCACGGTCAGGAATACACACCTGAAGACCGTGGTGTTGTTTCTTACTATAAAGAAGCAACCTCGGGCCAAGTACTGCAAGAAGGTATTAATGAGCTAGGTTCTATGGCTTCTTGGGTTGCTGCAGCGACCTCATACAGCACTAACGATCTGCCAATGATCCCATTTTATATTTACTACTCAATGTTTGGTTTCCAACGAGTAGGTGATATGGCATGGATGGCTGGTGACCAACAATCACGTGGCTTCTTGCTTGGTGCGACTGCCGGTCGTACAACACTTAACGGTGAAGGCTTACAGCACGAAGATGGTCACTCACACATTATGGCAAATACGGTACCTAACTGTATTTCTTACGACCCAACTTTCGCTTACGAAGTTGCAGTCATCATGCAAGATGGTATTCGCCGCATGTACGGTCCAGAGCAAGAAAACGTGTTCTATTACCTGACGCTGATGAATGAAAACTACGCAATGCCAGCAATGCCAGAAGGTGCGGAAGAAGGTATCCGTAAGGGTATCTACAAACTTGAAAGCTATTCAGGTAAGCGTGGTAAAGGTAAAGTTCAATTAATGAGCTCTGGTACCATAATGAATGAAGTGCGCAAAGCGGCGCAAATCTTGAGCGATGATTACGGTATTGCATCTGATGTTTACTCGGTAACATCTTTCAATGAAGTGACTCGTGATGGTCAAGCGGCAGAGCGCTTTAACATGCTGCATCCTGAAGCAAAAGCTCAAGTACCTTACATTACCAAGCTAATGGGTAAAGAGCCTGCAATTGCTGCAACTGACTACATGAAGAACTACGCAGAGCAAGTTCGAGCATTTATGCCTTCTGAATCATTCAAAGTTCTTGGTACTGATGGTTTCGGTCGTTCGGATAGCCGTGAAAACCTTCGTCGTCACTTTGAAGTGAATGCAGGCTACGTTGTTGTGGCAGCGCTAACAGAACTTGAAAAGCAGGGTAAAGTTGATAAGTCAGCGATCACTGAAGCGATCAAAAAGTTCGATATCGATACTGAGAAAACTAACCCGTTGTACGCTTAA
- the recJ gene encoding single-stranded-DNA-specific exonuclease RecJ, with translation MIEIQRRPEMDLTMLEADIAPLLKRIYISRGITCPQQLDTAARALHSYQKLDGIEAAVAILYQAILDNKRIIVVGDFDADGATSSALSVLALRMLGSTNVDYLVPNRFEDGYGLSPEVVDQAIEIGAEVIMTVDNGVSSIEGVRYAKSQGLTVLVTDHHLPGNELPIADAMVNPNLESCAFPSKALAGVGVAFYLMMALCVHMRKLGWFSQQGMSEPKLMELLDLVALGTVADVVPLDENNRILVHQGLQRIRAGKARPGIQALIEVAKRDARRLVAADFGFALGPRINAAGRLDDMSFGVELLLTDNIHAARRMASELDGLNQTRKEIEEGMKQEAMAFCERLQFSDDAMPYGLVLFQRDWHQGVIGILASRIKEKFHRPVIAFADGGEGTLKGSCRSVPGLHMRDALDRIDTQNPGLIIKFGGHAMAAGLTILEQDFERFSQLFDAGVKTELDEAALKGVILSDGELKPEEFSMHTAELLRSAGPWGQAFPEPVFDGEFKLLHQKLVGEKHLKLMLEPLHKGHPTNIMLDGIAFNVDLRRWPDASVKTVRLAFKLDINEFRGNQSLQLMIDHLEAK, from the coding sequence ATGATAGAAATCCAACGTCGTCCAGAAATGGATCTTACTATGCTTGAGGCTGATATTGCGCCTCTTCTCAAACGTATCTATATTTCGCGTGGTATCACTTGTCCACAGCAACTAGACACCGCTGCTCGCGCTCTGCACTCCTATCAAAAGTTAGATGGTATTGAGGCGGCGGTAGCTATCTTGTATCAAGCAATCTTAGACAATAAACGTATTATTGTGGTCGGCGACTTTGATGCGGATGGGGCAACCAGTTCGGCTTTATCTGTGCTTGCGCTTCGAATGCTTGGTTCAACCAATGTGGATTATTTAGTTCCCAATCGTTTTGAAGATGGCTATGGCCTGAGTCCAGAGGTGGTCGACCAAGCGATTGAAATCGGCGCTGAAGTTATCATGACGGTAGATAATGGTGTGTCCTCTATCGAAGGCGTGCGGTACGCCAAATCACAAGGCTTGACTGTGCTGGTGACCGATCATCACCTGCCTGGAAACGAACTTCCTATCGCTGATGCCATGGTTAACCCGAATCTTGAATCTTGCGCTTTTCCATCAAAAGCTTTGGCTGGAGTAGGGGTTGCGTTTTATCTGATGATGGCTTTGTGTGTCCACATGCGCAAATTAGGCTGGTTTTCCCAACAAGGCATGTCAGAGCCAAAATTAATGGAGTTACTTGATCTGGTTGCGCTTGGTACTGTGGCTGATGTTGTCCCTTTGGATGAGAACAATCGAATTTTAGTTCATCAGGGATTGCAACGTATACGGGCGGGTAAGGCCAGACCAGGAATTCAGGCGTTAATAGAAGTAGCAAAGCGCGATGCAAGAAGGTTGGTCGCTGCCGACTTTGGTTTTGCACTCGGTCCGAGAATTAATGCAGCAGGACGTTTGGATGACATGTCATTTGGTGTTGAACTTTTGCTCACTGATAACATACATGCCGCGCGGCGAATGGCGAGTGAATTAGACGGCCTCAATCAAACCCGTAAAGAAATTGAAGAAGGGATGAAGCAGGAGGCGATGGCATTTTGCGAGCGTTTACAGTTTAGTGATGATGCGATGCCCTATGGATTAGTGTTATTTCAACGCGATTGGCATCAAGGTGTTATCGGTATTTTGGCATCTCGAATCAAAGAAAAGTTTCATCGTCCAGTGATCGCTTTTGCCGATGGCGGTGAAGGTACGTTGAAAGGTTCATGTCGTTCCGTTCCCGGTTTGCATATGCGTGATGCACTCGATCGTATAGATACACAGAATCCAGGTTTGATCATTAAATTTGGCGGTCATGCGATGGCAGCTGGCTTAACCATTTTAGAACAGGATTTTGAGCGTTTTTCGCAATTGTTTGATGCAGGAGTAAAAACAGAACTTGATGAAGCAGCGTTAAAGGGCGTTATTCTCTCTGACGGAGAACTTAAACCAGAAGAGTTTTCAATGCATACCGCTGAATTACTTCGCTCTGCTGGACCTTGGGGACAAGCTTTCCCAGAACCAGTGTTTGATGGAGAGTTTAAACTGCTCCATCAAAAGCTGGTGGGAGAAAAGCATCTAAAGCTTATGTTGGAGCCGCTGCATAAAGGTCATCCAACCAATATTATGTTGGATGGGATTGCTTTTAATGTTGATTTACGCCGCTGGCCAGATGCATCCGTTAAAACGGTTCGTTTAGCATTTAAACTTGATATCAATGAATTTCGGGGTAACCAGTCATTGCAATTAATGATTGACCATCTTGAAGCAAAGTAA
- a CDS encoding LuxR/HapR/OpaR family quorum-sensing transcriptional regulator — translation MDSIAKRPRTRLSPQKRKQQLMEISLEVFARRGIGRGGHADIAEIAQVSVATVFNYFPTREDLVDDVLNYVVRQFSNFLSDNIDLDIHAKENLRNLTSAMVDLVVNDCHWLKVWFEWSASTRDEVWPLFVSTNRTNQLLVQNMFVKAIERGEVCDTHDPADLATLFHGICYSLFVQANRTQDDDSVNRLTQSYLDMLCIYK, via the coding sequence ATGGATTCTATAGCTAAAAGACCGCGTACGCGCCTTTCTCCACAAAAACGCAAGCAACAACTAATGGAAATTTCACTAGAGGTGTTCGCTCGTCGTGGTATCGGCCGTGGTGGTCACGCAGACATCGCAGAAATTGCTCAAGTTTCTGTCGCAACCGTATTTAACTACTTCCCGACCCGTGAAGACTTGGTCGATGATGTGTTAAATTATGTTGTACGTCAGTTCTCTAACTTCCTATCAGACAACATCGATTTGGACATTCATGCGAAAGAAAACCTTCGTAACCTAACTTCTGCTATGGTCGATCTCGTGGTTAATGACTGCCACTGGCTAAAAGTATGGTTCGAGTGGAGCGCTTCAACGCGTGATGAAGTTTGGCCACTGTTCGTGTCAACAAACCGTACTAACCAGCTGTTAGTTCAAAATATGTTTGTTAAAGCAATCGAAAGAGGCGAAGTCTGCGATACTCATGATCCTGCGGATCTAGCAACGCTATTCCATGGCATTTGTTACTCACTGTTTGTACAGGCAAATCGTACACAGGATGATGACTCAGTAAACCGCTTAACACAAAGCTACCTAGATATGCTTTGTATCTATAAATAA
- the lpdA gene encoding dihydrolipoyl dehydrogenase, translated as MSKEIKAQVVVLGSGPAGYSAAFRCADLGLETVLIERYSTLGGVCLNVGCIPSKALLHVSKVIEEAKAMADHGVVFGEPQTDINKIRIWKEKVVNQLTGGLSGMAKMRNVTVVSGYGKFTGPNSIQVEGEGESTIVNFDNAIIAAGSRPIKLPFIPHEDQRIWDSTDALELKEVPEKLLIMGGGIIGLEMGTVYQSLGSKVDVVEMFDQVIPAADKDIVKVYTKRVKDKFNLMLETKVTAVEAKDDGIYVSMEGKKAPADAERYDAVLVAIGRVPNGLSLDAEKAGVEVDERGFINVDKQLRTNVPHIFAIGDIVGQPMLAHKGVHEGHVAAEVIAGKKHYFDPKVIPSIAYTEPEVAWVGKTEKEAKEEGIKYEVATFPWAASGRAIASDCSDGMTKLIFDKETHRVIGGAIVGTNGGELLGEIGLAIEMGCDAEDIALTIHAHPTLHESVGLAAEVFEGSITDLPNKKAVKKKK; from the coding sequence ATGAGCAAAGAAATTAAAGCCCAAGTTGTTGTACTTGGTTCTGGTCCTGCTGGTTACTCCGCTGCATTCCGTTGTGCAGATTTAGGTCTAGAAACCGTACTTATCGAGCGTTACAGCACTCTTGGCGGTGTATGTTTAAACGTGGGTTGTATCCCATCGAAAGCACTTCTTCACGTTTCTAAAGTGATTGAAGAAGCAAAAGCGATGGCAGATCACGGCGTTGTATTTGGTGAGCCACAAACTGACATCAATAAAATCCGTATTTGGAAAGAAAAAGTCGTTAACCAGTTAACTGGTGGTCTTAGTGGTATGGCTAAGATGCGTAATGTAACGGTTGTTAGCGGCTACGGTAAATTTACTGGCCCGAACTCAATTCAGGTTGAGGGTGAGGGTGAATCAACGATTGTTAATTTTGACAATGCAATTATTGCAGCGGGCTCTCGCCCAATCAAATTGCCGTTTATCCCACATGAAGATCAAAGAATTTGGGACTCTACAGACGCATTAGAGTTAAAAGAAGTACCAGAGAAACTGCTTATTATGGGCGGCGGTATCATAGGCCTAGAGATGGGAACTGTTTATCAATCTCTTGGTTCGAAAGTCGATGTTGTCGAGATGTTTGATCAGGTTATTCCTGCAGCAGATAAAGACATAGTAAAAGTCTACACCAAGCGTGTTAAAGATAAATTCAACCTGATGCTTGAAACTAAAGTGACAGCCGTTGAAGCGAAAGACGATGGCATCTATGTGTCGATGGAAGGTAAGAAAGCTCCAGCGGATGCTGAGCGCTACGATGCTGTTCTAGTTGCAATCGGTCGTGTACCAAACGGTTTGTCACTTGATGCTGAGAAAGCAGGCGTTGAAGTTGATGAGCGTGGTTTTATTAATGTCGATAAGCAGCTTCGTACTAATGTGCCTCATATTTTTGCTATTGGCGATATTGTTGGCCAACCAATGCTGGCTCACAAAGGTGTGCATGAAGGCCACGTAGCGGCAGAAGTTATTGCTGGTAAGAAACATTACTTTGATCCTAAAGTTATTCCTTCAATTGCTTACACTGAGCCTGAAGTTGCTTGGGTTGGTAAGACAGAGAAAGAAGCGAAGGAAGAAGGTATCAAGTACGAAGTTGCTACTTTCCCATGGGCGGCTTCTGGCCGTGCGATTGCTTCTGATTGCTCGGATGGTATGACTAAGCTTATCTTTGATAAAGAAACTCACCGTGTGATTGGTGGCGCAATTGTAGGTACCAACGGTGGAGAACTTCTTGGTGAGATTGGGCTAGCGATTGAAATGGGCTGTGATGCTGAAGATATTGCTCTTACTATTCACGCTCACCCTACGCTACATGAGTCTGTTGGTCTAGCAGCTGAAGTATTTGAAGGGTCAATCACTGATCTGCCAAATAAAAAAGCAGTGAAAAAGAAGAAATAA
- the pdhR gene encoding pyruvate dehydrogenase complex transcriptional repressor PdhR translates to MAYQRIRQPKLSDVIEQELERLIVEGTLSPGQQLPPERELAKQFDVSRPSIREAIQRLEAKRLLTRRQGGGTFVSEKIWTSFSDPLLNLLSSHSETQLDLLETRHAMEGISAYFAAVRGTEQDFTRIQACLKHISEEQTKKNVEAEATAVMQFLIALTEAAHNVVLLHIVRSLAPLLEQNVLQNLKLLHRRDDVVEKVSKHRANIVDAIVSGQPEKAREMSHSHLAYIEETLLDLSREESRRERSLRRIQQGNDS, encoded by the coding sequence ATGGCTTATCAAAGGATTCGTCAGCCGAAACTTTCCGATGTTATTGAACAAGAGTTAGAGAGGCTGATTGTGGAAGGAACCTTATCTCCGGGGCAGCAGTTGCCCCCGGAGAGAGAACTAGCAAAGCAGTTTGATGTTTCTCGCCCCTCAATCCGAGAAGCCATTCAGCGTCTAGAAGCCAAACGTCTTCTCACACGTCGCCAAGGTGGTGGGACTTTTGTTAGCGAGAAAATTTGGACGAGTTTTTCCGATCCTCTGCTAAATTTATTGTCTAGCCACTCGGAAACACAGTTGGATTTGCTTGAAACGCGTCATGCGATGGAAGGTATCTCCGCTTACTTTGCAGCAGTTCGTGGAACCGAACAGGACTTTACGCGTATTCAAGCTTGCTTGAAACATATTAGCGAAGAACAAACCAAGAAGAATGTTGAGGCGGAAGCAACGGCGGTTATGCAGTTTCTCATCGCTTTAACTGAAGCTGCTCACAATGTGGTTTTATTGCATATTGTACGCAGTTTGGCGCCGCTATTAGAGCAAAATGTCCTGCAAAACCTCAAACTCTTACATCGCCGCGATGATGTGGTTGAAAAAGTAAGTAAACACCGAGCTAATATTGTAGATGCGATTGTTTCAGGTCAGCCTGAGAAAGCACGTGAAATGTCACATTCACATTTAGCTTATATTGAAGAAACATTGTTGGATTTGAGTCGTGAAGAGTCTCGTCGAGAGCGTTCTTTACGTCGAATTCAGCAGGGTAACGATTCATAA
- the hpt gene encoding hypoxanthine phosphoribosyltransferase — translation MKHTVEVMISEQEVQHRVNELGREITAHYQGSENLVLIGLLRGSFVFMADLARKIELTHQVDFMTASSYGNSMESSRDVRILKDLDDDIKGKDVLIIEDIIDTGNTLNKIREILSLREPKSISICTLLDKPSRREVEVPVDWVGFAIPDEFVVGVGIDYAQNYRHLPYIGKVVPQE, via the coding sequence ATGAAGCATACAGTAGAAGTAATGATTTCTGAACAAGAGGTTCAACATCGGGTAAATGAATTAGGAAGAGAGATCACGGCGCATTATCAAGGGAGTGAAAATCTAGTACTTATCGGTTTGCTACGAGGCTCATTTGTGTTTATGGCCGATTTGGCGAGAAAAATCGAATTAACGCATCAAGTCGACTTTATGACGGCTTCTAGCTATGGCAATAGTATGGAAAGCTCTCGCGATGTAAGAATCCTTAAAGATCTTGATGATGATATCAAAGGCAAAGATGTACTAATTATCGAAGACATTATCGATACAGGAAACACGCTCAATAAAATACGTGAGATATTGTCCTTGCGTGAACCTAAGTCTATTTCTATTTGTACTCTTTTAGACAAGCCTTCACGTCGTGAAGTTGAAGTTCCTGTGGATTGGGTGGGTTTTGCTATTCCTGATGAGTTTGTCGTAGGGGTTGGTATTGATTATGCACAAAATTACCGCCATTTGCCATATATAGGGAAAGTGGTTCCCCAAGAATAA